One stretch of Amycolatopsis sp. NBC_00345 DNA includes these proteins:
- a CDS encoding GH92 family glycosyl hydrolase, with protein sequence MRSRVLAGAVALAVVAAGLTPAPAGARPGGDPLDAVNTFIGTQDEGNTFPGASAPFGMTQVSPQTTHYAGYLYTDTAIRGFGHFFLSGAGCWEQGGLVSTLPTTGEVGPGGAFDTTKPATFDNAAYAAPYTHDGEVGKPGYYKVHLTGYGGVDVETTASTRSGVERYTFDKSGPANVFVNVGQANAKEPVTGSSVRVIDDHTIAGTVEAQAFCGGKAYTTYFTTKFDKPFSSYGTWSPTGGTPGSKESAGGAGLRGAWLTFPKGGQVTATTSTSQVDARGADINLAASRQRPFDAVKADVQRDWRQELSSVDIGGGTTDDRTVFYTSLYHSFLQPLTANDADGRYYGFDKKIHWAIGWTYYDFFSLWDTYRSQNQLLALLKPDRARDIAKSILAIHDQGGWLPRWAYASQETNTMTGDPVTPFLVDLWRFGALSGDEARAYQALLQNSREIPPASSPFQGRSGNASYQADGFVQYQPDFPKKGQDTDPNHGASATLEYALGDCSLSVMAAALGKKQDAAALAAKGRTYSTLWDPSVSDRGFTGFFRPKVPGGSWFTPADGPYSPQSQDGFHEGTAWQYQWLVQQDVPGLEQKMGGAANVGKRLDDFFSYDNLVKDPAATVRKDWVVGPYSYYNQFRYNPNNEPDLHSPWMYTLTGQPWKTSAVVRAAHTLFTNAPNGVTGNDDLGTMSAWYVFSALGLYPAVPGTGNFVLNAPRFAKSVLHLENGRSVTIKAGGADGAKLQYVQGLKVGSRPSDKSYVSVEQLRRGTTLDFSLTTDAAEATWATSPSSAPPSPCAG encoded by the coding sequence ATGAGGAGCAGAGTTCTGGCGGGCGCCGTCGCGCTCGCCGTCGTCGCGGCCGGGCTGACCCCCGCGCCCGCCGGCGCGCGCCCGGGCGGTGACCCGCTCGACGCCGTCAACACGTTCATCGGCACGCAGGACGAGGGGAACACCTTCCCCGGTGCGTCCGCGCCGTTCGGCATGACGCAGGTCAGCCCGCAGACGACCCATTACGCCGGCTACCTCTACACCGACACCGCGATCCGCGGCTTCGGCCACTTCTTCCTGTCCGGCGCGGGCTGCTGGGAGCAGGGCGGCCTGGTGTCCACGCTGCCCACCACCGGCGAGGTCGGCCCGGGCGGCGCCTTCGACACGACGAAGCCCGCCACTTTCGACAACGCCGCCTACGCCGCGCCGTACACCCACGACGGCGAGGTCGGGAAGCCCGGCTACTACAAGGTGCACCTCACCGGCTACGGCGGCGTGGACGTGGAGACGACCGCGAGCACCCGCAGCGGCGTCGAGCGCTACACGTTCGACAAGTCCGGTCCCGCCAACGTGTTCGTGAACGTCGGGCAGGCCAACGCCAAGGAACCGGTGACGGGCAGCAGTGTGCGCGTGATCGACGACCACACCATCGCGGGCACGGTCGAGGCACAGGCGTTCTGCGGCGGCAAGGCCTACACCACGTACTTCACCACGAAGTTCGACAAGCCGTTCTCCAGCTACGGCACCTGGTCGCCCACCGGCGGCACGCCCGGCAGCAAGGAGTCCGCCGGTGGCGCGGGCCTGCGTGGCGCGTGGCTGACCTTCCCGAAGGGCGGCCAGGTCACGGCCACCACCTCGACGTCCCAAGTGGACGCCCGGGGCGCCGACATCAACCTCGCCGCCTCCCGGCAGCGCCCGTTCGACGCGGTGAAGGCCGACGTGCAGCGCGACTGGCGGCAGGAGCTGTCCAGTGTGGACATCGGCGGCGGCACGACCGACGACCGCACGGTGTTCTACACCTCGCTGTACCACTCGTTCCTGCAGCCGCTCACCGCGAACGACGCGGACGGGCGGTACTACGGCTTCGACAAGAAGATCCACTGGGCGATCGGCTGGACGTACTACGACTTCTTCTCGCTGTGGGACACCTACCGCTCGCAGAACCAGCTGCTCGCGCTGCTGAAGCCCGACCGGGCCCGTGACATCGCGAAGAGCATCCTCGCCATCCACGACCAGGGCGGCTGGCTGCCGCGGTGGGCGTACGCGAGCCAGGAGACGAACACGATGACCGGCGACCCGGTCACGCCGTTCCTGGTGGACCTGTGGCGGTTCGGCGCGCTGAGCGGGGACGAGGCGCGGGCGTACCAGGCGCTCCTGCAGAACTCGCGGGAGATCCCGCCGGCGTCCTCGCCGTTCCAGGGCCGCTCGGGCAACGCGAGCTACCAGGCCGACGGTTTTGTCCAGTACCAGCCCGACTTCCCGAAGAAGGGCCAGGACACCGACCCGAACCACGGCGCTTCGGCCACCCTCGAATACGCCCTCGGCGACTGCTCGTTGTCGGTGATGGCGGCGGCGCTGGGCAAGAAGCAGGACGCGGCCGCGCTGGCCGCGAAGGGCCGCACGTACTCCACGCTCTGGGACCCGAGCGTGAGCGACCGCGGCTTCACCGGCTTCTTCCGGCCGAAGGTCCCTGGCGGCTCCTGGTTCACCCCGGCCGACGGCCCGTACAGCCCGCAGAGCCAGGACGGCTTCCACGAGGGCACGGCGTGGCAGTACCAGTGGCTGGTGCAGCAGGACGTGCCCGGCCTGGAGCAGAAGATGGGCGGGGCGGCGAACGTCGGCAAGCGCCTCGACGACTTCTTCTCCTACGACAACCTGGTGAAGGACCCGGCGGCGACCGTCCGCAAGGACTGGGTGGTCGGCCCGTACAGCTACTACAACCAGTTCCGCTATAACCCAAATAACGAGCCGGACCTGCACTCGCCGTGGATGTACACGCTCACCGGGCAGCCGTGGAAGACCTCCGCGGTGGTGCGCGCGGCGCACACGCTGTTCACCAACGCGCCCAACGGCGTCACCGGCAACGACGACCTCGGCACGATGTCGGCGTGGTACGTCTTCAGCGCGCTGGGCCTCTACCCGGCGGTGCCGGGCACGGGCAATTTCGTGCTGAACGCGCCGCGCTTCGCGAAGTCCGTCCTGCATCTTGAGAACGGCCGCTCGGTCACGATCAAGGCCGGCGGCGCGGACGGCGCGAAGCTGCAGTACGTGCAGGGCCTGAAGGTGGGCTCTCGTCCGAGCGACAAGTCCTACGTCAGCGTCGAGCAACTCCGCCGTGGCACGACTCTGGACTTCTCGCTGACGACGGACGCGGCGGAGGCGACGTGGGCAACGTCACCATCGTCGGCGCCGCCGTCGCCATGTGCCGGTTAG
- a CDS encoding DUF3817 domain-containing protein — MSSKAALVFRVAAVAEALSWAALLIGMFLKYVVHSSGEGGVPVIGMVHGVIFVLYLLVSLSVAKPLGWRPKTLVLALLSSIPPLFTWLFEKWALRNGRLDGPERLTHGGVGLFEPRVPETAAA, encoded by the coding sequence GTGTCCAGCAAGGCCGCTCTCGTGTTCCGCGTGGCCGCAGTCGCCGAAGCCCTGTCCTGGGCCGCGTTGCTGATCGGGATGTTTCTCAAGTACGTCGTGCACTCCTCCGGTGAGGGCGGCGTGCCCGTCATCGGCATGGTGCACGGCGTGATCTTCGTCCTGTACCTGCTGGTTTCCCTCTCCGTGGCGAAGCCGCTCGGCTGGCGCCCGAAGACCCTGGTGCTCGCGCTGCTGTCCAGCATCCCGCCGCTGTTCACCTGGCTGTTCGAGAAGTGGGCCCTGCGCAACGGCCGCCTCGACGGCCCGGAGCGCCTGACCCACGGCGGCGTCGGCCTGTTCGAGCCGCGCGTGCCGGAGACCGCGGCCGCCTGA
- a CDS encoding MarR family winged helix-turn-helix transcriptional regulator has translation MNRPLPFDPIARAAELWEDRIGPAGTMAAVTGVMRVQQIIQSAVDGALKPHGLTFARYEALVLLTFARTASLPMRVMGERLQLHPTSVTNIVDRLERDGLVKRVPHPTDRRTTLVEITDDGRRRREAATDAVISIDFGLSGLTERQVEQLTELLTKVRKSSGDFSE, from the coding sequence ATGAACCGTCCGTTGCCGTTCGACCCGATCGCCCGCGCGGCCGAGCTCTGGGAGGACCGGATCGGCCCGGCCGGAACCATGGCCGCGGTCACCGGTGTGATGCGGGTGCAACAGATCATCCAGTCCGCGGTGGACGGCGCGCTCAAGCCGCACGGCCTCACCTTCGCCCGCTACGAGGCGCTTGTGCTGCTCACCTTCGCCCGCACCGCCAGCCTGCCGATGCGGGTGATGGGTGAACGGCTGCAGCTGCACCCCACCAGCGTCACCAACATAGTCGACCGGCTGGAGCGCGACGGCCTCGTCAAGCGCGTGCCGCACCCCACCGACCGCCGCACCACGCTGGTGGAGATCACCGACGACGGCCGGCGGCGCCGCGAAGCCGCGACGGACGCCGTCATCTCGATCGACTTCGGCCTCAGCGGCCTGACCGAGCGCCAGGTCGAGCAGCTCACCGAGCTGCTCACCAAGGTCCGCAAGTCCTCGGGCGACTTCAGCGAATAA
- a CDS encoding thiamine-binding protein gives MIVAFSVSPSGGDPDGGVSEAVSRAVKVVRDSGLPNSTNAMFTNVEGSWDECMAVVKQAVEAAGEGSARVGLVLKADIRPGYDSGQLTAKVERVEAHLRED, from the coding sequence ATGATCGTCGCGTTCAGCGTGAGCCCCTCGGGCGGCGACCCGGACGGCGGAGTCAGCGAGGCGGTTTCGCGCGCCGTGAAGGTGGTCCGGGACAGCGGGCTGCCCAACTCGACCAACGCGATGTTCACCAACGTCGAAGGCAGCTGGGACGAGTGCATGGCCGTGGTGAAGCAGGCCGTCGAAGCCGCGGGGGAGGGCTCGGCGCGCGTCGGGCTGGTCCTCAAGGCCGACATCCGCCCCGGCTACGACTCGGGCCAGCTGACGGCGAAGGTCGAGCGCGTCGAGGCGCACCTGCGGGAGGACTGA
- a CDS encoding nucleotidyl transferase AbiEii/AbiGii toxin family protein — translation MNTGDATFKQIQATARSTAAKTGHAVPTQEYLLRHVLESFLDRLTRTTHAEDFVLKGGILLAAYGIRRPTKDVDANAVNAEVSTAHLSTVVHDIAAVDAPDGVVFDVETITVQEIREQADYPGYRVRVKAAIGPWQGVAAWDVSTGDPIVPAPRTVRIGRVLGDPIKILGYAPETTIAEKGVTILERGITSTRWRDYIDIVQLAQHGVDADELLRSAQAAARYRGVHLEPVSLHLAGYGTVGQTKWAAWRRKEGRDTISEELLDNQVALVAAILDPIFRAGSSTD, via the coding sequence ATGAACACCGGCGACGCGACCTTCAAGCAGATCCAGGCCACCGCACGTTCGACCGCGGCAAAAACAGGACACGCCGTCCCGACGCAGGAATACCTGCTCCGGCACGTCCTCGAATCGTTCCTTGACCGCCTCACCCGCACGACCCATGCCGAGGACTTCGTTCTCAAAGGCGGCATCCTGCTCGCCGCCTACGGGATACGCCGCCCCACCAAAGACGTCGACGCGAACGCAGTCAACGCCGAGGTCTCGACCGCGCACCTCAGCACCGTGGTGCACGACATCGCCGCCGTCGACGCCCCCGACGGCGTGGTCTTCGACGTCGAAACGATCACCGTGCAGGAGATTCGCGAGCAAGCCGACTATCCCGGCTATCGAGTGCGAGTGAAGGCCGCGATCGGACCCTGGCAGGGTGTCGCAGCCTGGGACGTGTCCACCGGCGACCCGATCGTCCCCGCTCCACGAACCGTGCGAATCGGGCGAGTACTCGGGGATCCGATCAAGATACTCGGCTACGCACCAGAGACGACCATCGCGGAAAAGGGCGTCACCATCCTCGAGCGAGGCATCACCAGCACCCGATGGCGTGACTACATCGACATCGTCCAACTCGCCCAGCACGGCGTCGACGCAGACGAGCTTCTGCGCTCCGCTCAGGCGGCCGCCCGCTACCGCGGCGTCCACCTCGAACCCGTCAGCCTGCACCTGGCCGGCTACGGAACCGTCGGACAGACCAAATGGGCCGCATGGCGACGCAAGGAAGGACGCGACACCATCTCCGAAGAGCTCCTCGACAACCAAGTCGCACTCGTCGCCGCGATTCTCGATCCCATCTTCCGCGCAGGGTCCAGCACGGACTAG
- a CDS encoding type IV toxin-antitoxin system AbiEi family antitoxin domain-containing protein: MTTVTPGTAERHGLSRSGLYRAAREGQLERIARGIYLPADAAAADWDWTEAAIRRPKATVCLTSALAHHDLTDTIPAALDVAIPRGSRIPAGNPSIAWHSFDRATFELGRDEIPIPGTELAIGLYSPERSIADAFRLRGEIGYELARDALKEWLRRGGKPAHLIKLATTLPRAKTPILTALDALA; this comes from the coding sequence ATGACGACGGTGACACCGGGCACGGCCGAACGTCACGGCCTGTCGCGCAGCGGGCTGTACCGCGCCGCGCGGGAAGGACAGCTGGAGCGCATCGCCCGCGGGATCTATCTGCCGGCGGACGCCGCCGCAGCGGACTGGGATTGGACCGAGGCAGCGATCCGGCGCCCGAAGGCGACGGTCTGCCTGACCTCGGCACTGGCCCACCATGATCTGACCGACACCATCCCGGCCGCGCTGGACGTCGCGATCCCTCGGGGGTCGCGCATCCCCGCCGGGAACCCATCGATCGCGTGGCACTCCTTCGACCGGGCCACCTTCGAACTCGGCCGCGACGAGATCCCCATCCCCGGCACCGAGTTGGCAATCGGGCTCTACTCCCCCGAACGGTCGATCGCCGACGCCTTCCGCCTCCGCGGTGAGATCGGCTACGAACTCGCCCGGGACGCCTTGAAGGAGTGGCTGCGCCGCGGCGGTAAGCCCGCACACCTCATCAAGCTCGCCACCACCCTGCCCAGGGCCAAGACCCCGATCCTCACCGCGCTGGACGCACTCGCATGA
- a CDS encoding tetratricopeptide repeat protein codes for MTHPRGSAANSAAMSAALSGAVDLSALKARAESSRNQPPAPPAGAPPASGSAPPSGAVFDVTEATFQSDVVERSLNQLVVVDLWAEWCGPCKQLSPVLERLAAESGGAWVLAKVDVDANPRIAQLFGAQSIPTVVAIGGGQPVDAFSGALPEPEIRKWLSALLDALRDQLPGIRAAEEASGGPVEEPEDPRFTEAEDAFEQGDFAAAQAAYERILDAEPANELAKNALAQVKFTARAEAADPNARAKADADPADLDAQLAAADLDIAEQDVDAAFTRLIDTVRRTAGDDRNRVREHLVALFELFDPADERVMKARRNLASALF; via the coding sequence GTGACACACCCACGCGGATCTGCAGCGAACTCGGCGGCGATGTCCGCCGCACTGTCCGGCGCGGTCGACCTGTCCGCGCTCAAGGCCCGGGCCGAATCGTCCCGGAACCAGCCCCCGGCGCCGCCCGCGGGCGCGCCGCCGGCGAGTGGCTCCGCGCCGCCGTCCGGCGCGGTCTTCGACGTCACCGAGGCCACCTTCCAGTCCGACGTCGTCGAGCGCTCGCTGAACCAGCTCGTCGTGGTGGACCTGTGGGCCGAATGGTGCGGCCCGTGCAAGCAGCTCAGCCCGGTGCTGGAGCGCCTGGCCGCCGAGTCCGGCGGCGCCTGGGTGCTCGCCAAGGTCGACGTGGACGCGAACCCGCGCATCGCGCAGCTGTTCGGCGCCCAGTCGATCCCGACCGTCGTCGCCATCGGCGGCGGCCAGCCCGTGGACGCGTTCTCCGGCGCCCTGCCGGAGCCCGAGATCCGCAAGTGGCTGAGCGCCCTGCTCGACGCGCTGCGCGATCAGCTGCCCGGCATCCGTGCCGCGGAGGAGGCGAGCGGCGGCCCGGTCGAGGAGCCGGAGGACCCGCGCTTCACCGAGGCGGAGGACGCCTTCGAACAGGGTGACTTCGCCGCCGCGCAGGCCGCCTACGAACGCATCCTCGACGCCGAGCCCGCCAACGAGCTGGCCAAGAACGCGCTGGCCCAGGTGAAGTTCACCGCCCGTGCCGAAGCGGCCGACCCGAACGCCCGCGCGAAGGCCGACGCCGACCCCGCGGACCTCGACGCCCAGCTCGCCGCCGCGGACCTGGACATCGCGGAGCAGGACGTGGACGCCGCCTTCACCCGGCTGATCGACACGGTCCGCCGTACCGCGGGCGACGACCGCAACCGCGTCCGCGAGCACCTGGTCGCCCTGTTCGAGCTGTTCGACCCGGCGGACGAGCGCGTCATGAAGGCTCGCCGCAATCTGGCGAGCGCCCTGTTCTGA
- a CDS encoding 2Fe-2S iron-sulfur cluster-binding protein yields the protein MQLSTLHRLTTVDEVEGILGQPPSMIALKQISALDEGCRTILAHCPLAGFGYRDADGVSHTTFLGGPPGFARVHSPTRISFTLPDDEAHGPASFVFLLPGVGETLRVNGSVAKRKGAETFVDIEEAYVHCAQAVIRSRLWQPPAPAEPTPEVEGEGPLSRPGVAEFLAAASFLTLSTWDGSGGSDTSPRGDRQAVARILDSRTLAIPDRKGNKRADSLHNLLQDDRLSFAALVPGRTGVLHVSGRGSITDDPALLETMALRGTPPHAALLIDVEHAEVTASAAVTRSRAWTAAAHLERGTVPDLMVLAGDHLATNMANAEGGVLARVLKVVARIPGIGRVVRLVMNRAYRSGLQKEGYDDVEVGSQRGARLKRLAAEPAAENPLREVRIAEVRRETPSAVTLVLEDAEHPGSFDFRPGQFFTLVTDIDGQPVRRAYSASSVPGAARLEVTVKQVEGGRFSTHVHRNLRAGDRLSVRGPSGAFHADPAAAHEVVLVAAGSGVTPMMSMIRTLLATSGTHRIALLYTNRSEEEVIFADELLRLGKENSARLAVTHVLTQERGRLDAAGARSWLTELRPSEDARYYLCGPEALMDTVKGVLTEHGVPDDRVHHERYTSGADTTAATTAPQEMVVEDGTHEVGSVVVEPGQTLLDAGLAAGLPMPYSCTVGNCGDCMVKLRSGEVAMSGPNCLTPSQKADGYVLACVGCPLSKVTLDIAEP from the coding sequence ATGCAGTTGAGCACACTCCACCGCCTGACCACGGTCGACGAGGTCGAGGGCATCCTGGGACAACCGCCGTCGATGATCGCGCTGAAGCAGATCAGCGCCCTCGACGAGGGCTGCCGGACCATCCTGGCGCACTGCCCGCTCGCGGGCTTCGGCTACCGCGACGCCGACGGCGTCAGCCACACGACGTTCCTCGGCGGCCCACCGGGATTCGCGCGCGTCCACTCGCCCACGCGGATCTCGTTCACCCTGCCCGATGACGAGGCGCACGGCCCGGCGTCGTTCGTCTTCCTCCTGCCGGGCGTCGGGGAAACGTTGCGCGTCAACGGTTCCGTGGCCAAGCGGAAGGGCGCCGAGACGTTCGTCGACATCGAAGAGGCGTACGTGCATTGCGCGCAGGCCGTCATCCGCTCGCGCCTGTGGCAGCCGCCCGCTCCCGCCGAGCCGACGCCCGAGGTCGAAGGCGAGGGCCCGCTGTCCCGGCCCGGCGTCGCGGAGTTCCTTGCCGCCGCCTCGTTCCTCACTCTGTCCACTTGGGACGGATCGGGTGGCAGTGACACCAGCCCGCGCGGGGACCGGCAGGCCGTCGCGCGGATCCTCGACAGCCGGACGCTGGCCATCCCGGACCGCAAGGGCAACAAGCGCGCGGACAGCCTGCACAACCTGCTCCAGGACGACCGGCTCTCGTTCGCCGCGCTCGTCCCGGGCCGGACCGGCGTGCTGCACGTCAGCGGCCGGGGCTCGATCACCGACGATCCGGCGCTGCTGGAGACGATGGCGTTGCGCGGGACGCCCCCGCACGCGGCGCTGCTCATCGACGTCGAGCACGCCGAAGTGACCGCCAGCGCCGCCGTGACGCGCTCGCGGGCGTGGACCGCGGCCGCGCACCTGGAGCGCGGCACGGTGCCGGACCTGATGGTGCTGGCCGGGGACCACCTCGCCACGAACATGGCCAACGCCGAGGGCGGCGTGCTCGCTCGCGTGCTCAAGGTCGTTGCACGGATCCCCGGGATCGGCCGGGTGGTGCGGCTGGTGATGAACCGCGCCTACCGGTCCGGGCTGCAGAAGGAGGGTTACGACGACGTCGAGGTCGGCTCACAGCGCGGCGCACGGCTGAAGCGTCTCGCCGCCGAGCCCGCGGCGGAGAACCCGTTGCGGGAGGTGCGGATCGCCGAGGTACGCCGGGAAACACCCAGCGCGGTCACCCTCGTGCTGGAAGACGCCGAGCACCCGGGCTCCTTCGACTTCCGGCCAGGGCAGTTCTTCACGCTGGTCACGGACATCGACGGCCAGCCGGTGCGGCGCGCCTACTCCGCGTCGTCGGTGCCCGGGGCAGCGCGGCTGGAGGTCACGGTCAAGCAGGTCGAAGGCGGCCGGTTCTCGACCCACGTCCACCGGAACCTTCGCGCCGGGGACCGGCTGTCGGTGCGCGGCCCTTCGGGGGCGTTCCACGCCGATCCGGCGGCGGCGCACGAGGTTGTCCTGGTCGCCGCGGGCAGCGGGGTGACGCCGATGATGAGCATGATCCGCACCCTGCTCGCGACGTCGGGGACTCACCGGATCGCGCTGCTCTACACCAACCGCAGCGAGGAGGAGGTCATCTTCGCCGACGAGCTCCTCCGGCTGGGCAAGGAGAATTCGGCACGACTCGCGGTCACACACGTCCTGACGCAGGAGCGCGGACGGCTCGACGCTGCGGGTGCGCGCAGCTGGCTCACCGAGCTGCGGCCGTCAGAAGACGCGCGGTACTACCTGTGCGGACCCGAGGCGCTGATGGACACGGTCAAGGGCGTCCTGACCGAGCACGGTGTGCCGGACGACCGCGTGCACCACGAGCGCTACACCAGCGGGGCGGACACCACCGCCGCGACCACCGCGCCGCAGGAGATGGTCGTCGAGGACGGGACGCACGAGGTCGGCTCCGTGGTGGTCGAGCCCGGCCAGACGCTGCTCGACGCCGGGCTCGCGGCGGGGCTGCCGATGCCGTACTCGTGCACGGTCGGCAATTGCGGCGACTGCATGGTGAAGCTCCGCAGCGGGGAGGTCGCGATGAGCGGACCGAACTGCCTGACGCCGTCGCAGAAGGCCGACGGCTACGTCCTGGCCTGCGTGGGTTGCCCGCTGTCCAAGGTCACGCTGGACATCGCCGAGCCGTGA
- a CDS encoding siderophore-interacting protein, whose translation MIPKVRLPESRTMITLEVRRRESLTPGFASVTLGGPALQDLTVAGGDQAVRLFFPREGQTALRMPTASSEAWMAQVLLMPKSVRPQVRTLTIRRARPAEDEVDIEFALHGDSPLSSWVRRVRPGDPAGIFDMGTTYRPPEHAQSQLLVGDETALPAILAILDQAPPSLTAEVYLEVPTAADVRAVVAPPGVRIHWSSRDDVPDHRPGTVVLEAVRRATMPPGRVYAWVAGESRLATSVRRHLVNDRGLAKADISFAGYWRHGWSAPG comes from the coding sequence GTGATCCCGAAGGTGCGCCTGCCGGAGTCGCGCACGATGATCACGCTGGAGGTACGCCGCCGCGAGTCGCTGACGCCGGGCTTCGCGAGCGTCACCCTCGGCGGCCCGGCGCTGCAGGACCTGACTGTCGCCGGTGGCGACCAGGCCGTCCGGCTGTTCTTCCCCCGCGAAGGCCAGACCGCGCTGCGAATGCCGACCGCGTCGAGCGAGGCGTGGATGGCCCAGGTGCTGCTGATGCCGAAGTCGGTCCGCCCCCAGGTCCGGACCCTGACGATCCGCCGCGCCCGGCCCGCCGAGGACGAGGTCGACATCGAGTTCGCCCTGCACGGCGACTCCCCCCTGTCGTCCTGGGTGCGCCGGGTGCGGCCCGGGGACCCGGCGGGCATCTTCGACATGGGCACCACGTACCGGCCGCCGGAGCACGCGCAGTCGCAACTGCTCGTCGGCGACGAGACCGCGCTGCCGGCCATCCTGGCGATCCTCGACCAGGCGCCGCCGTCGCTGACCGCGGAGGTCTACCTGGAAGTGCCGACCGCGGCCGACGTACGGGCCGTGGTGGCACCGCCCGGGGTGCGAATCCACTGGTCCAGCCGCGACGACGTCCCGGACCACCGACCGGGAACCGTTGTGCTGGAAGCGGTTCGCCGCGCGACGATGCCGCCCGGCCGCGTCTACGCGTGGGTCGCGGGCGAGTCCCGGCTGGCCACGTCGGTGCGGCGGCACCTTGTCAACGACCGCGGCCTGGCGAAGGCGGACATCTCGTTCGCGGGTTATTGGCGCCACGGCTGGTCCGCACCGGGATGA
- a CDS encoding TetR/AcrR family transcriptional regulator, translating to MRAELTRERILTAAAHVFAEHGYAAGTTNRIAERARISIGSLYQYFPNKDAILAELLIQHIDRGTWTETDTLDLSPGTLEATVRALIRDAIDNHSDDPRLLRVMVEEAPVSQELLNTVARHGKLRTAQVRDVLVRHPDVQVGDPEVAAELILFTVEMNTHKFMAAPQDFPVETFENELVAMITRYLRGDQ from the coding sequence GTGCGCGCCGAGCTCACCCGCGAGCGCATCCTCACCGCGGCTGCTCACGTTTTCGCCGAGCACGGCTACGCCGCCGGCACCACCAACCGCATCGCCGAGCGCGCCCGCATTTCCATCGGCTCGCTGTACCAGTACTTCCCGAACAAGGACGCCATCCTCGCCGAGCTCCTGATCCAGCACATCGACCGCGGCACCTGGACGGAGACCGACACGCTCGACCTCTCGCCCGGGACGCTGGAGGCGACGGTCCGGGCGCTGATCCGCGACGCGATCGACAACCACAGCGACGATCCCCGGCTGCTCCGGGTGATGGTCGAGGAGGCACCGGTCTCCCAGGAGCTGCTGAACACGGTCGCCCGGCACGGGAAACTGCGCACGGCCCAGGTCCGCGACGTCCTCGTCCGGCACCCCGACGTCCAGGTGGGCGACCCCGAGGTGGCCGCGGAGCTCATCCTGTTCACGGTGGAGATGAACACGCACAAGTTCATGGCCGCCCCGCAGGACTTCCCCGTCGAAACGTTCGAGAACGAGCTGGTCGCCATGATCACCCGCTACCTGCGCGGGGACCAGTAG